In Acidobacteriota bacterium, one DNA window encodes the following:
- a CDS encoding NCS1 family nucleobase:cation symporter-1 codes for MAGNPGEIVHADGRVELADASALAASPLWNEDLAPVPVAKRNWTTYNFAALWISMAHCIPTYMLASGLMNSGMDWRQALFTILLGNTIVLVPILLNSHPGTKYGIPFPVFARAAYGTAGSNLPALMRALVACGWFGIQAWIGGEALHTFFAAVIPGWPTLLGAGFSGHTTTEWLSFLLFWGLNVFVIYRGMDLLRKVENWAAPYVLVVTLVLLVWAVREAKGLGPLLAQPGKFRTFSEFFPVFIPSLTAMIGFWATLSLNMPDFTRFGRSQKEQVVGQVVALPTTMFAFAAMGVLITSASAIIFGEAIWDPVKLVGKFTNPLVVAVAMFSVVVATLAVNIAANVVSPANDFANAMPKLISFKTGGLITGLVGIAMQPWRLLADPKGYIFTWLLGYSGGLGSIAGVLVADYWIVREKKLDLKALYLKDGAYGGWNPAAVVATFAGCFLAWGGLVIPFLRPLYDYAWFVGFFASGGVYALLMHVRPVTPLGEKNEDLIEG; via the coding sequence ATGGCCGGAAATCCAGGCGAGATCGTCCACGCCGACGGGCGGGTGGAGCTGGCGGATGCGTCCGCCCTCGCGGCGAGCCCGCTCTGGAACGAGGACCTCGCCCCCGTCCCCGTCGCGAAGCGCAACTGGACGACGTACAACTTCGCGGCGCTCTGGATCTCGATGGCGCACTGCATCCCGACGTACATGCTGGCCTCCGGCCTCATGAACTCGGGGATGGACTGGCGGCAGGCACTCTTCACGATCCTCCTCGGCAACACGATCGTCCTCGTCCCGATCCTCCTGAACTCGCACCCGGGCACGAAGTACGGCATCCCCTTCCCCGTCTTCGCGCGCGCGGCGTACGGGACGGCCGGCTCGAACCTCCCCGCGCTCATGCGCGCGCTCGTCGCCTGCGGGTGGTTCGGGATCCAGGCGTGGATCGGCGGCGAGGCCCTCCACACGTTCTTCGCGGCCGTGATTCCCGGCTGGCCGACGCTCCTCGGCGCCGGCTTCTCGGGCCACACGACGACGGAGTGGCTCTCGTTTCTCCTCTTCTGGGGCCTGAACGTCTTCGTGATCTATCGCGGAATGGATCTTCTCCGGAAGGTCGAGAACTGGGCGGCGCCGTACGTCCTCGTCGTGACGCTCGTCCTCCTCGTCTGGGCGGTCCGCGAGGCCAAGGGCCTCGGACCTCTCCTCGCGCAGCCCGGGAAGTTCCGGACGTTCTCGGAGTTCTTCCCCGTCTTCATCCCATCGCTCACGGCGATGATCGGATTCTGGGCGACGCTGTCGCTAAACATGCCGGACTTCACGCGCTTCGGCCGCAGCCAGAAGGAGCAGGTCGTCGGCCAGGTCGTCGCGCTCCCGACGACGATGTTCGCGTTCGCGGCGATGGGCGTCCTCATCACGAGCGCGAGCGCCATCATCTTCGGCGAGGCTATCTGGGATCCCGTCAAGCTCGTCGGGAAGTTCACGAATCCTCTCGTCGTCGCGGTCGCGATGTTCTCGGTCGTCGTCGCGACGCTCGCCGTGAACATCGCGGCGAACGTCGTTTCCCCTGCGAACGACTTCGCGAACGCGATGCCGAAGCTCATCAGCTTCAAGACGGGCGGCCTCATCACGGGCCTCGTCGGCATCGCGATGCAGCCATGGCGCCTCCTCGCGGACCCGAAGGGCTACATCTTCACGTGGCTCCTCGGGTACTCGGGCGGCCTCGGGTCGATCGCGGGCGTCCTCGTCGCGGACTACTGGATCGTGAGAGAGAAGAAGCTCGACCTGAAGGCGCTCTACCTCAAGGACGGCGCGTACGGAGGGTGGAACCCCGCCGCGGTCGTCGCGACGTTCGCGGGCTGCTTCCTCGCGTGGGGCGGCCTCGTGATCCCGTTCCTGAGACCCCTTTACGACTACGCGTGGTTCGTCGGGTTCTTCGCCTCGGGCGGCGTCTATGCTTTGCTGATGCACGTGCGGCCCGTCACGCCGCTGGGAGAGAAGAATGAAGATCTCATTGAAGGTTAG
- a CDS encoding NAD-dependent dihydropyrimidine dehydrogenase subunit PreA (NADH-dependent; catalyzes the conversion of pyrimidines to 5,6-dihydro compounds in pyrimidine degradation), which yields MAADLSVVFTGIRFENPFLLASAPPTESDVNILRAFEAGWGGVVTKTIGLHPVSNVAGPKTKFLRTDTQSPRISMKPRPESVLHSSWNWELISDKPLDWWVGRLSRIKKAHPTKVLVASIMAGSGNDKELANWQLLAKTCQDEGVDALELNFSCPHMDREDMGSNIGKSSGLTSIVTKAVKEVARVPVWTKLTPSTTDIAVEAGAAFRGGADAISSSNTFPSIPLIDPETLDFEIHVDGYTSSGGLGGPAILPLALAKMAQLTHAFPDGSFSGIGGVSDFSHALNYFLLGCGTVQVCTAAMLDHAIGPNVIKTLKDGMAAFLEKNAARGWTSLESFRGMRRDHVIPQSQIRRPNPGEYHGGREAEGYAASEPAPAGDRTK from the coding sequence ATGGCCGCCGATCTTTCGGTCGTCTTCACGGGCATCCGGTTCGAGAACCCGTTCCTCCTTGCGTCGGCTCCGCCGACGGAGTCCGACGTGAACATCCTGCGTGCCTTCGAGGCCGGGTGGGGCGGAGTCGTCACGAAGACCATCGGCCTGCACCCCGTGTCGAACGTCGCCGGACCCAAGACGAAGTTCCTCAGGACGGACACGCAGTCGCCGCGCATCTCGATGAAGCCGCGACCCGAATCGGTCCTCCACTCGTCGTGGAACTGGGAGCTGATCTCCGACAAGCCGCTCGACTGGTGGGTCGGGCGCCTCTCGCGGATCAAGAAGGCGCACCCGACGAAGGTGCTCGTGGCCTCGATCATGGCCGGCTCGGGGAACGACAAGGAGCTCGCCAACTGGCAGCTCCTCGCGAAGACCTGCCAGGACGAGGGCGTCGACGCCCTCGAGCTGAACTTCTCGTGCCCGCACATGGACCGCGAGGACATGGGCTCGAACATCGGGAAGTCGAGTGGCCTGACGTCGATCGTCACGAAGGCCGTCAAGGAGGTCGCGAGAGTCCCCGTCTGGACGAAGCTGACTCCGTCGACGACGGACATCGCGGTCGAGGCGGGCGCGGCGTTCCGGGGCGGCGCGGACGCGATCAGCTCCTCGAACACGTTTCCGTCGATCCCGCTCATCGACCCCGAGACGCTCGATTTCGAGATCCACGTGGACGGTTACACCTCGAGCGGCGGGCTCGGCGGGCCCGCGATCCTTCCCCTCGCCCTCGCGAAGATGGCGCAGCTCACGCACGCCTTCCCCGACGGGTCGTTCTCGGGGATCGGCGGCGTCTCGGACTTCTCGCACGCCCTCAACTACTTCCTCCTCGGCTGCGGGACGGTCCAGGTCTGCACCGCCGCGATGCTCGACCACGCGATCGGCCCGAACGTGATCAAGACGCTCAAGGACGGCATGGCGGCGTTCCTCGAGAAGAACGCCGCGCGGGGCTGGACGTCGCTCGAGAGCTTCCGCGGCATGAGGCGCGACCACGTGATCCCGCAGTCGCAGATCCGCCGCCCGAACCCCGGCGAGTACCACGGCGGCCGCGAGGCCGAGGGCTACGCGGCGAGCGAGCCGGCGCCTGCGGGCGATCGCACGAAGTAG
- a CDS encoding ABC transporter substrate-binding protein, with protein sequence MAILEQAETMPLVFETLTRDLEGGRVVPWLASEVIPEDGGARFRFRLRRGVRFHDGRAVSARDVRYTFERILQKGTSAGRFLLAPIRGAQSLIDGKASDLEGFHIVSPSEFVIELEKPLSFFPVLVSWPGAGILPEGTDVVGESWRRGCIGTGPYRVASFEPGKRLELERNPAYWREGYPKNEGVVFRFGVPPEEIRSEFLAGRLSLASDLLPADAEALRQDPRFRATYRESPSLVTYFVMFNTHKGVFADARARRAVAQGIDAAGIVRRTLGRHAIPANGLIPPGLLGYVAKPRVRAQASGQVSGAHTVSRETTEVTAVVNPIMFGEFGGFTKELTQAFREMGYSIRVTNKTMAEFLGAQKDAPTDIMIGRWIADYPDADTFTQGVLHSVEGVNGRYCGMPAIDALTERARGEIDPRTRESIYREVEDIIARDAVMIPLFHEQVYRFARPEVEGLRVGFGQPIVLYESLSIRS encoded by the coding sequence ATGGCGATCCTCGAGCAGGCCGAGACGATGCCCCTCGTCTTCGAGACGCTCACACGGGACCTCGAAGGCGGGCGCGTCGTCCCGTGGCTCGCCTCGGAGGTGATCCCCGAGGACGGCGGGGCGCGCTTCCGCTTCCGCCTCCGGCGGGGGGTACGCTTTCACGACGGACGTGCGGTCTCCGCCCGCGACGTCCGCTATACGTTCGAGCGAATCCTCCAGAAGGGAACGAGCGCCGGTCGGTTCCTCCTCGCCCCGATCCGCGGCGCCCAGAGCCTGATCGATGGGAAGGCCTCGGATCTCGAGGGCTTCCACATCGTCAGCCCTTCGGAGTTCGTCATCGAGCTGGAAAAGCCGCTGTCGTTCTTCCCGGTCCTCGTGTCGTGGCCCGGCGCGGGCATCCTGCCCGAAGGCACCGACGTGGTCGGAGAAAGCTGGCGGAGGGGCTGCATCGGGACGGGGCCATACCGCGTCGCGAGCTTCGAGCCCGGCAAGCGGCTCGAGCTCGAGCGGAACCCCGCCTACTGGCGCGAAGGGTATCCGAAGAACGAGGGCGTCGTCTTCCGCTTCGGGGTTCCCCCCGAGGAGATCCGGTCCGAGTTCCTCGCCGGCCGGCTCTCCCTCGCTTCGGATCTTCTTCCGGCGGACGCCGAGGCCCTGCGGCAGGACCCGCGCTTCCGCGCGACGTACCGCGAGAGCCCGAGCCTCGTGACGTACTTCGTGATGTTCAACACCCACAAGGGCGTCTTCGCCGATGCGCGAGCGCGCCGGGCCGTCGCCCAGGGGATCGACGCCGCCGGCATCGTCCGGCGGACGCTCGGCCGGCACGCGATCCCGGCGAACGGCCTCATCCCGCCGGGCCTGCTCGGCTACGTCGCCAAGCCGAGGGTCCGCGCGCAGGCGTCGGGCCAGGTCTCGGGCGCCCACACCGTCTCCCGCGAAACGACCGAAGTCACGGCCGTGGTGAATCCCATCATGTTCGGCGAGTTCGGCGGTTTCACGAAGGAGCTCACACAGGCGTTTCGCGAGATGGGCTACTCCATCCGCGTCACGAACAAGACGATGGCGGAGTTTCTCGGCGCCCAGAAAGACGCGCCGACGGACATCATGATCGGGCGCTGGATCGCCGACTATCCGGACGCCGACACGTTCACGCAAGGCGTTCTCCACTCCGTTGAAGGCGTCAACGGCCGCTACTGCGGAATGCCGGCGATCGACGCCTTGACGGAGCGCGCCCGCGGCGAGATCGACCCACGGACGCGCGAATCGATCTACCGCGAGGTCGAGGACATCATCGCTCGCGACGCCGTCATGATCCCGCTTTTCCACGAGCAGGTTTACCGGTTCGCGCGCCCCGAGGTCGAAGGCCTGCGCGTTGGCTTCGGCCAGCCGATCGTTCTTTACGAAAGCCTCTCGATTAGAAGCTAG